The following coding sequences are from one Methanohalophilus halophilus window:
- the mcrA gene encoding coenzyme-B sulfoethylthiotransferase subunit alpha has protein sequence MADDRKRMFQKDLETKFTKEHGTNKMEGGDITDMRIPYYRLGVDQNPRKLEMKKVGKDIAEKRGLAGYNPMMHCGGIPLGQRALTPSFISGNDDMMVENDDLHYVNNAAMQQMWDDIRRTCIVGMDMAHETLEKRLSIEVTPETINHYLEVLNHALPGGAVVQEHMVESHPALVDDCYVKIFTGDDELADEIDDQFLIDIDKQFPAEQAEQLKSAIGNTTWQAAHIPTIVSRTTDGGQTTRWTAMQIGMSYIAAYGMCAGEAAVADLSYAAKHAGVVNMGDMLPARRARAPNEPGGVTFGNLSDIIQTSRINPDDPANVTLEVVGAGCMLYDQIWLGSYMSGGVGFTQYSTAAYTNNILDDNLYYDVEYINDKYDGAADKGIDNKVAPSMDVIKDIATESTLYGLENYEKYPVALEDHFGGSQRATVLSAAAGSAGSLATGNANAGLSAWYLCMYLHKEGHGRLGFFGFDLQDQCGATNTFSYQSDEGLPHELRGPNYPNYAMNVGHQGGYAAIAAAAHAGRGDAYALNPLIKVCFADEMLPFDFSQPRKEFGRGALREFEPSGERSLIIPAK, from the coding sequence ATGGCAGACGACAGAAAAAGAATGTTCCAGAAAGATTTAGAAACTAAATTCACAAAGGAGCACGGCACCAACAAGATGGAAGGCGGCGACATTACAGATATGAGAATTCCATATTACCGCCTCGGTGTCGACCAGAACCCCAGGAAACTGGAAATGAAGAAAGTCGGTAAGGATATTGCAGAAAAGAGGGGCCTTGCAGGATACAACCCAATGATGCACTGCGGTGGTATCCCTCTCGGTCAGAGAGCTCTGACACCATCCTTCATCTCCGGCAATGATGACATGATGGTCGAAAATGATGACCTTCACTATGTCAACAATGCTGCAATGCAGCAGATGTGGGACGACATACGCAGAACCTGTATTGTCGGTATGGATATGGCCCACGAAACCCTCGAGAAAAGACTGAGTATCGAGGTAACCCCTGAAACAATCAACCACTACCTCGAAGTGCTCAACCACGCACTCCCTGGCGGTGCAGTTGTTCAGGAACACATGGTAGAGAGCCACCCTGCACTAGTCGATGACTGTTACGTGAAAATATTCACAGGTGACGATGAACTTGCAGACGAGATCGATGACCAATTCCTCATCGACATCGACAAACAGTTCCCTGCAGAACAGGCAGAACAGCTCAAATCCGCAATCGGCAATACCACCTGGCAGGCAGCCCACATCCCAACCATCGTATCCAGAACAACAGACGGTGGTCAGACCACAAGGTGGACTGCAATGCAGATTGGTATGTCTTACATCGCAGCATACGGAATGTGTGCCGGTGAAGCAGCTGTAGCAGACCTTTCCTACGCAGCAAAGCACGCAGGTGTTGTCAACATGGGTGACATGCTCCCTGCAAGACGTGCACGTGCACCAAACGAACCTGGTGGTGTTACCTTTGGTAACCTCTCAGATATCATCCAGACCAGCCGTATAAACCCAGATGACCCTGCAAACGTAACCCTTGAGGTAGTCGGTGCAGGATGTATGCTCTACGACCAGATCTGGCTCGGATCCTACATGTCTGGTGGTGTCGGTTTTACCCAGTACTCCACTGCTGCATACACCAACAACATTCTGGATGACAACCTGTACTATGACGTTGAATACATCAACGACAAGTATGACGGTGCAGCTGACAAAGGTATCGACAACAAGGTCGCCCCAAGCATGGATGTTATCAAGGATATCGCAACAGAGTCCACACTCTACGGTCTCGAGAACTACGAGAAATACCCAGTTGCACTTGAAGACCACTTCGGTGGATCCCAGAGAGCAACCGTCCTGTCCGCAGCCGCCGGTAGTGCAGGATCCCTTGCAACCGGTAACGCAAACGCCGGTCTCTCCGCATGGTATCTCTGTATGTACCTGCACAAGGAAGGTCACGGACGTCTCGGATTCTTCGGATTCGACCTGCAGGACCAGTGTGGTGCAACCAACACCTTCTCCTACCAGTCCGATGAAGGTCTGCCCCACGAACTCCGTGGTCCAAACTATCCGAACTACGCAATGAACGTTGGTCACCAGGGTGGCTACGCTGCAATCGCAGCCGCAGCACACGCCGGTCGTGGAGATGCATACGCACTCAACCCACTGATCAAGGTCTGTTTCGCCGACGAAATGCTCCCATTCGACTTCTCCCAGCCAAGGAAGGAGTTCGGACGCGGTGCGCTTCGTGAGTTCGAGCCTTCTGGTGAGAGATCCCTCATCATCCCGGCCAAATAA
- a CDS encoding glutamate-5-semialdehyde dehydrogenase, whose amino-acid sequence MTDNTEKKVIPAKDASIKLASINTLLKNKGLEAMAEALDQNRNSILKANRKDLEYAEQLKNQGKISQALVDRLKVNDSKIDGMIAGIRDVMELEDPTGKTLSCLELDEGLELYQVSCPIGLIGVIFESRPDVVPQIMSLCLKSGNATIFKGGSEAFNSNRTIFNILKEAIEEIGDIPAKAFQLMETREEVMDILALDSYIDLLIPRGSNAFVKFIQDNTRIPVLGHADGICHVYVDNEADIEKAIDVCYDSKVQYPAVCNAMETLLVNSDIASKFLPEMIEKFVKAGVEVRLDEKTYTIAEDKGIRGLKKASEEDWSTEYNDLILSVKMVDSMNEAIDHINRYGSHHTDCIVTKSKDKRRTFTELVDSSSVMVNASTRFADGFRYGKGAEVGISTNKIHARGPVGMEGLLIYKYILLGNGDRVSDYTGDKAKKFTHRKLDKQISDII is encoded by the coding sequence ATGACCGATAATACAGAGAAAAAAGTCATACCAGCAAAAGATGCCTCCATCAAACTTGCCAGCATAAATACACTCCTAAAAAATAAAGGGCTTGAAGCAATGGCAGAGGCCCTTGATCAAAATAGAAATTCGATACTTAAGGCAAACCGCAAAGACCTCGAATATGCTGAGCAATTAAAAAACCAAGGGAAAATCTCACAGGCTCTTGTGGACAGGCTGAAAGTAAATGATAGCAAAATCGATGGAATGATCGCAGGTATAAGAGATGTCATGGAACTTGAAGACCCCACAGGCAAAACTCTCAGCTGCTTAGAGCTTGATGAGGGACTGGAACTGTACCAGGTAAGTTGTCCTATCGGCCTTATAGGGGTTATTTTCGAGTCACGTCCTGATGTTGTTCCGCAGATCATGTCCCTGTGCCTGAAAAGCGGTAATGCAACGATCTTTAAAGGTGGAAGTGAAGCCTTTAATTCAAATCGTACTATTTTCAACATACTTAAAGAAGCCATAGAAGAAATCGGGGATATTCCTGCAAAGGCCTTTCAACTGATGGAAACCCGGGAAGAGGTAATGGACATCCTGGCACTTGATTCCTATATAGACCTGCTCATACCTCGTGGTTCGAACGCTTTCGTGAAGTTCATACAGGATAATACCAGGATACCTGTATTAGGTCATGCAGACGGGATATGTCATGTCTATGTGGACAATGAAGCAGACATAGAAAAAGCGATTGATGTCTGTTATGATTCAAAGGTACAGTACCCGGCAGTGTGCAATGCAATGGAAACATTGCTTGTAAACAGTGATATTGCAAGCAAGTTCCTGCCCGAAATGATCGAAAAATTCGTCAAAGCAGGTGTAGAGGTCCGGTTGGATGAGAAAACATACACTATTGCAGAAGATAAAGGCATCCGGGGTTTGAAAAAAGCATCCGAGGAAGACTGGAGTACCGAATATAATGATTTGATACTGTCTGTGAAAATGGTTGATTCAATGAATGAAGCAATCGATCATATTAACAGGTACGGTTCCCATCATACAGATTGTATAGTTACTAAAAGCAAGGACAAGCGCCGTACATTTACCGAACTTGTGGATTCCTCAAGCGTCATGGTCAATGCCTCTACAAGATTTGCCGATGGCTTCAGGTATGGTAAAGGTGCAGAGGTTGGCATCAGCACAAACAAAATACATGCACGGGGGCCCGTAGGAATGGAAGGTCTTTTGATATACAAGTATATTCTTCTTGGAAATGGTGACAGAGTATCCGATTATACCGGGGATAAGGCAAAAAAATTTACCCACAGAAAGCTGGATAAACAGATTAGTGACATTATTTGA
- the proB gene encoding glutamate 5-kinase — protein MSKRKVILDNAKKVVIKIGTTSISNDCGGLNEEFMKHVASQIAYLHSLEKEVILVSSGSIGVGIDLMQLGCKPREIPVRQAAAAVGQNILMQKWMEAFSTYDLNVAQILLTYDSFTSRLTYLNLRNSISTLLEYGVIPIINENDSTCVHEIEATLGDNDRLSAMVASKMEADLLILLSDIDGLYDKNPKRHKDAVLLKTVSEVTPTIESYGGSPSSTKGTGGMRTKIDAAKICNIAGCHMVIANSSIQNAILKIMEGEEIGTLFLAEGEVHKNRIRWILLAHSSGTIVVDEGARDAVRNRMSLLPSGVIGVDGDFDRGDIVKLECNGQVFGKGITDYTSDELQKIKGKHTNMIANILGYKNYDNVLNKDNIGIFRE, from the coding sequence TTGAGCAAAAGAAAAGTCATCCTTGACAACGCTAAAAAAGTTGTCATCAAAATAGGAACAACTTCCATAAGTAATGATTGTGGAGGATTGAATGAGGAATTCATGAAACATGTGGCCTCACAGATTGCATACCTCCACAGTCTGGAAAAAGAAGTCATTCTTGTTAGCTCTGGCTCCATTGGAGTGGGAATTGACCTGATGCAACTTGGCTGTAAGCCACGGGAAATTCCGGTTCGACAGGCAGCAGCAGCCGTTGGTCAAAATATTTTGATGCAAAAATGGATGGAGGCTTTTAGTACTTACGATCTCAATGTTGCCCAGATTCTTTTGACCTACGACTCCTTCACCAGCAGGTTAACCTATCTCAACCTGAGAAACAGCATATCCACGTTACTGGAATATGGGGTAATCCCAATTATCAATGAGAATGACAGTACCTGTGTGCACGAGATAGAAGCTACCCTTGGAGATAATGACAGGCTTTCCGCAATGGTTGCCAGTAAAATGGAAGCCGATTTGCTGATACTCCTATCGGATATTGATGGTTTATATGATAAAAATCCTAAAAGGCACAAGGATGCTGTATTACTGAAAACTGTGTCTGAGGTTACACCAACTATAGAAAGTTATGGCGGGAGCCCTTCAAGTACAAAGGGTACCGGTGGCATGAGAACAAAAATAGATGCTGCCAAGATATGCAATATCGCAGGCTGCCATATGGTAATTGCAAACAGTTCTATCCAAAACGCAATCCTCAAAATAATGGAAGGCGAAGAAATCGGCACCCTGTTTTTAGCTGAAGGAGAAGTACATAAGAACCGCATTCGATGGATTTTACTTGCTCATTCCTCAGGCACAATCGTGGTAGATGAAGGAGCCAGAGATGCGGTAAGAAACCGCATGAGTCTCCTGCCTTCGGGTGTAATTGGAGTGGATGGTGATTTTGATCGCGGAGATATAGTAAAGCTCGAGTGCAACGGGCAAGTATTCGGGAAAGGAATTACGGATTATACCTCAGATGAATTGCAGAAAATAAAGGGAAAACATACCAATATGATAGCAAATATCCTGGGATATAAAAATTATGATAATGTTCTAAATAAAGATAATATAGGGATTTTTAGAGAATGA
- a CDS encoding hybrid sensor histidine kinase/response regulator, with translation MASGCGDMLDDIIPTIALISSKNNDKLLGYLSAYRILQTEPKKDTISFIKKNTPTIVIIDNTVPEEVNYRICRELKQNTGNRYLPIIMVTKTDKEEIRAALTEGADDFITDQSDDLEILTRINSLLQIKNLYDKLSKERDQAQTYIDVAQTIIGVVDRDLKVVLANKKASEILGYSQEEIIGQKWFDVFLPERIRDMIKTGYKMVLEGEIEPPEFSEKPILTRTGEERLVFWHDVVLKDDKGKIMGTISSGEDITEKKQAEMALLEANKELQELDSMRNEFLANISKELQIPLASIKGFSDLLAKGEFGEINSKQKDALLTINRNCDRLQQHVNALLYASEDFSQNVIYNFEDTDINSLLNKTLNDLTINFTKYNLTLERNLENIPHINADERHLENAIFHILDNAIKFTPANGNIKVSTSRTGKYVEIKIRDSGIGIAKDKLENIFKSFYQVDGSTRRKYGGTGIGLYICKKIIEGHNGQILVKSLEGKGSEFTIQLPVRTRPDHTTTESLAVAR, from the coding sequence ATGGCATCTGGATGTGGTGACATGCTTGATGATATAATACCTACAATTGCCCTTATAAGCAGCAAAAATAACGATAAATTGCTAGGGTACCTGTCAGCATACAGGATACTACAAACAGAACCCAAAAAAGATACTATTTCTTTTATCAAAAAAAATACACCGACTATAGTTATAATTGACAATACTGTACCTGAAGAGGTTAACTACCGCATTTGCAGGGAGCTTAAGCAAAATACAGGTAATCGATATCTCCCCATAATTATGGTCACCAAAACAGACAAAGAAGAGATAAGGGCAGCTCTTACAGAGGGGGCAGATGATTTCATAACCGACCAGTCCGATGATCTGGAAATTCTCACAAGAATCAATTCCCTGTTACAAATAAAGAACCTCTATGATAAACTTTCAAAAGAAAGGGATCAGGCACAGACTTACATCGATGTTGCCCAAACAATAATAGGCGTAGTTGACAGGGACCTGAAAGTAGTACTTGCCAATAAAAAAGCTTCTGAAATTCTGGGGTATTCCCAGGAAGAAATTATAGGACAGAAATGGTTCGATGTCTTTTTGCCGGAACGAATAAGGGACATGATAAAGACCGGCTATAAAATGGTCCTGGAGGGGGAAATTGAACCTCCCGAATTCTCAGAAAAACCTATTCTTACACGTACAGGTGAAGAACGATTGGTTTTCTGGCATGATGTTGTGCTCAAAGACGATAAGGGGAAAATCATGGGTACCATCAGTTCCGGTGAAGATATTACTGAAAAAAAACAGGCAGAAATGGCCCTTTTAGAGGCAAATAAAGAACTTCAGGAACTGGACAGCATGAGAAATGAATTTCTCGCCAATATAAGCAAGGAATTACAAATACCTCTTGCATCCATCAAAGGTTTCAGCGATTTGCTCGCCAAAGGCGAGTTCGGGGAAATTAATAGCAAGCAAAAAGACGCCCTGCTTACAATAAATAGAAATTGTGATAGGCTACAGCAACATGTCAATGCTCTTCTCTATGCCAGTGAAGACTTTAGTCAAAATGTGATATACAATTTTGAAGATACAGATATAAATTCCCTTCTCAACAAGACCCTGAATGACCTGACAATTAATTTTACAAAATATAACCTGACACTTGAAAGAAACCTAGAAAATATTCCACATATAAATGCTGATGAAAGACACCTGGAAAATGCTATTTTCCATATACTCGATAATGCAATCAAGTTTACTCCTGCAAATGGTAACATAAAAGTTTCCACCAGTAGAACAGGCAAATACGTCGAGATAAAAATAAGGGATTCAGGAATTGGAATAGCCAAAGACAAGTTAGAAAATATTTTTAAAAGTTTTTATCAGGTAGACGGTTCCACAAGAAGAAAATATGGAGGAACTGGCATTGGCCTCTACATCTGCAAGAAAATCATTGAAGGTCACAATGGTCAAATCCTGGTGAAAAGCTTAGAAGGAAAGGGTAGTGAATTCACAATTCAACTCCCGGTTCGCACCCGACCTGATCATACCACTACTGAAAGCCTGGCTGTTGCCCGCTAA
- the ccsA gene encoding cytochrome c biogenesis protein CcsA → MNFGMIIIWVAFLFGLFAMVYSYLGFRREDENYRKLSLRLEIACTVLVTAASVMLIYYLYDVAAFFEYVYNHSSLDLSTYYRISAFWAGQEGSLLLWAWAISVMLLVLRYSLRFSKGNVFMVTRILSLGILSVFLMLLVLDNPFAVYYSKAGSIMVSNWNPFVHPYHLTDGQGMNPLLRNPWMAVHPPILFLGYAAFTIPFASAIAGLLLNDNSWRKIANNWMRVSWLFLTAGIGLGGFWAYEVLGWGAWYWSWDPVETSSLIPWITATAYLHTIYGRQGQFRFLAPAMAIFSFILVIFATFVTRSGMWASVHSWQDFNAEGLLIGIFLAGITLMGTSLLAKRYFEEQD, encoded by the coding sequence ATGAATTTTGGAATGATTATTATATGGGTGGCATTTCTGTTTGGTTTGTTTGCTATGGTCTATTCATACCTGGGTTTTCGCAGGGAAGATGAGAATTACCGGAAACTTTCATTAAGACTTGAAATTGCCTGTACTGTTTTGGTCACAGCTGCTTCTGTCATGCTGATATACTATCTTTATGATGTAGCTGCATTCTTTGAGTATGTTTATAATCATTCCAGTCTTGATCTTTCCACATACTATCGTATTTCAGCTTTCTGGGCAGGTCAGGAAGGTTCTCTTTTGTTGTGGGCCTGGGCCATTTCGGTTATGCTTCTGGTTCTCAGGTATTCCTTGCGCTTTTCCAAAGGAAATGTATTCATGGTCACAAGGATACTATCCCTGGGTATTCTTTCGGTATTCCTCATGCTGCTTGTACTTGACAATCCGTTTGCAGTATATTACTCAAAAGCCGGCTCCATTATGGTAAGCAACTGGAATCCGTTTGTCCATCCCTATCACCTAACAGATGGACAGGGCATGAATCCGCTGCTTCGCAATCCCTGGATGGCCGTCCATCCTCCCATCCTTTTTTTGGGCTATGCAGCTTTTACTATTCCTTTTGCATCTGCTATTGCGGGTTTGCTCCTTAATGACAACAGCTGGCGCAAAATAGCCAATAATTGGATGCGGGTTTCCTGGTTATTCCTGACTGCAGGGATAGGTCTGGGTGGTTTCTGGGCCTATGAGGTACTTGGCTGGGGTGCATGGTACTGGAGCTGGGATCCGGTTGAGACCTCTTCATTAATTCCCTGGATAACTGCGACAGCTTATCTGCATACAATATACGGCAGGCAGGGACAGTTCAGGTTCCTGGCGCCAGCAATGGCTATTTTCTCATTTATACTTGTAATTTTTGCAACTTTTGTTACGAGAAGTGGTATGTGGGCTTCTGTCCATTCCTGGCAGGATTTCAATGCAGAAGGCCTCTTAATAGGTATATTCCTTGCAGGAATTACGCTTATGGGAACATCGCTGCTTGCAAAAAGGTATTTTGAAGAACAGGATTGA
- a CDS encoding cytochrome c-type biogenesis CcmF C-terminal domain-containing protein, with protein sequence MDLQNLISRKNLIFVTVTAFGALAALITIGMLTPLVVQFLSGMQIGMDATYFNNRAAPIAGLLVILLCACLLVTHISSRYIGILLGSIVLLSVLMAVFSPTGKLLVDISIIPMLAVFAASLYRLVHVIRKRSGKSRFKGIGAHIIHIGILLVIFGTIFSSAMKVEDSAVVSIGEETSFEGIPYSVSVMGMDSSFEGTPYDNYPGSSYATDVGLIISKNGNEFDRGTVRYITDIKWRQTYTSTYINRAIMEEVFIAPKALDEKSGEVDLYLRVVPFISFLWAGIYIMLGGMLILLLGSTVLPDNENEVAT encoded by the coding sequence ATGGATCTACAAAACCTCATTTCCAGAAAAAACCTTATCTTTGTAACAGTGACAGCATTCGGGGCACTTGCAGCTTTGATAACAATTGGAATGCTGACACCCCTTGTGGTTCAGTTTTTAAGCGGTATGCAAATAGGTATGGATGCAACATATTTCAATAACAGGGCAGCACCGATTGCCGGTTTACTTGTAATCCTGCTATGTGCCTGCCTGCTTGTCACCCATATCTCCAGCAGGTATATTGGTATCCTGCTTGGAAGTATAGTTTTATTGTCTGTACTCATGGCAGTGTTTTCTCCTACCGGGAAACTGCTTGTAGACATTTCTATAATTCCCATGCTTGCTGTTTTTGCGGCATCCCTGTACCGCTTGGTTCATGTTATCAGAAAACGCAGTGGCAAATCACGTTTCAAGGGAATAGGTGCCCACATTATCCATATTGGGATTTTGCTGGTGATATTCGGCACCATCTTCAGTTCGGCAATGAAAGTAGAAGATTCAGCTGTAGTTAGCATTGGTGAAGAAACATCATTTGAGGGGATTCCTTATTCTGTGAGTGTGATGGGTATGGATTCAAGTTTTGAAGGTACTCCCTATGACAATTATCCCGGTTCATCGTATGCAACGGATGTTGGTCTTATAATTTCCAAAAACGGGAATGAGTTTGACAGGGGTACAGTTAGGTATATAACCGATATAAAATGGAGACAGACCTATACTTCTACCTATATTAACCGCGCAATCATGGAAGAGGTTTTTATTGCCCCAAAAGCCCTCGATGAAAAATCCGGAGAAGTTGATCTGTATCTGCGGGTAGTTCCATTTATCAGTTTTCTGTGGGCTGGTATTTACATAATGCTTGGTGGTATGTTAATACTGCTCCTTGGAAGTACAGTGCTACCAGACAATGAAAATGAGGTGGCCACATGA
- a CDS encoding CDP-2,3-bis-(O-geranylgeranyl)-sn-glycerol synthase, whose product MIIAVWLMLPAYLPSPFAALLGGGRPIDGKRTMGDGRRILGDGKTIRGFVAGSLIGIVAGILQTWIAFSRIEFMGIRLPPFGYTIPDVIIPIAALSIGSLLGDLAMSFVKRRIDLKRGAPLPIADQLDFVAGAWILTYLVAPQWFVANFTLNIIIVLLILTPLLHIGTNIIGYVLGIKKEPW is encoded by the coding sequence ATTATTATCGCTGTGTGGTTAATGTTGCCTGCCTACCTTCCAAGTCCTTTTGCAGCTCTTTTGGGAGGAGGAAGACCCATTGATGGCAAAAGAACCATGGGTGACGGAAGAAGGATACTTGGTGACGGAAAAACGATAAGGGGATTTGTCGCCGGAAGTTTAATTGGGATCGTTGCCGGGATTCTGCAAACATGGATTGCCTTTAGCAGAATCGAGTTTATGGGGATCAGATTACCACCTTTTGGTTATACAATCCCGGATGTAATAATTCCGATTGCTGCTCTTTCGATTGGCTCTCTTCTTGGTGATCTGGCAATGAGTTTTGTTAAAAGGAGGATAGATTTGAAAAGAGGAGCTCCTTTGCCTATTGCAGATCAGCTTGATTTTGTAGCAGGTGCCTGGATATTGACCTACCTGGTAGCTCCACAATGGTTTGTTGCAAATTTCACCCTGAATATCATTATAGTTTTACTGATACTAACACCCCTTTTACACATAGGGACCAATATAATAGGTTATGTACTTGGAATCAAGAAAGAACCCTGGTAA
- the pyrE gene encoding orotate phosphoribosyltransferase has product MQENNEKDELIEALKKCEAVKFGQFTLASGKNSKYYVDIKKAISDPVTLKKISDIASTRIDLPTTSRIGGVALGGVPLATAVSLKTEIPLLLIRKDAKAYGTGGRFVGDLEQGDKVILIEDVTTSGGSVLEAINLLRDFGANVDEVITVVDREEGAEANLWNENVTLTPLVKASDLLKDK; this is encoded by the coding sequence ATGCAGGAAAACAATGAGAAAGATGAACTCATAGAAGCTCTCAAGAAGTGTGAAGCCGTCAAGTTCGGCCAGTTTACCCTTGCCTCGGGAAAAAACAGCAAATATTACGTAGACATAAAAAAGGCAATTTCGGATCCTGTAACCCTCAAAAAAATATCAGATATTGCCTCAACCAGAATTGATCTTCCTACAACAAGTCGTATTGGCGGAGTGGCCCTTGGAGGAGTTCCTCTTGCAACAGCTGTCTCCCTGAAAACAGAGATTCCCCTTTTACTCATACGCAAGGATGCAAAGGCTTATGGAACCGGGGGAAGGTTTGTAGGTGATCTGGAACAAGGAGATAAAGTCATACTGATAGAAGACGTTACCACAAGTGGCGGATCTGTTCTTGAAGCGATCAATCTTCTCCGGGACTTCGGTGCCAATGTCGATGAAGTGATTACCGTTGTTGATAGGGAAGAAGGAGCAGAAGCAAATTTGTGGAATGAAAATGTGACATTGACTCCACTTGTTAAAGCATCCGATCTGCTCAAAGATAAATAA
- the purD gene encoding phosphoribosylamine--glycine ligase gives MNVLLIGGGGREHAIAEAIARSKREPELYAVMSKKNPGIAKLCRDFLLEKETDVEKVVEYATSQKIDIAFIGPEAPLAAGLVDALEKVKIPSVGPKKDVAQIEFDKSWARTFMKEENIEGCPAFKVFKDEKGLKEYIEELGDVAIKPAGLTGGKGVKVMGDQLPDTTDAYEYALSILEKDSVVVEEKLKGEEFTLQAFVDGSTLAFAPCVQDHKRAFENDLGPNTGGMGAYSNTDVILPFMMVDDLEKAKAIMQKTVEKLCEITGIPYQGILYGQFILTRKGPKVIEFNARFGDPEAMNVMPLLETDMLDVMEAIVEERLEDLDVVFSKRATVCKYVVPAGYPDNPDSDKEIVFGDMGDAILFYSSVYEKDGKIYTSTSRCAAVVGIADSISKAEKIAQDALENIIGDLHSRRDIGTRALVRKKVTHMNKIREQKQS, from the coding sequence ATGAATGTTTTGCTTATCGGTGGAGGTGGCAGAGAGCATGCCATTGCTGAAGCCATCGCCAGAAGTAAGAGAGAGCCTGAACTGTATGCAGTAATGAGCAAAAAAAATCCCGGTATAGCAAAGCTTTGCAGGGATTTCTTACTTGAAAAAGAAACAGATGTGGAAAAAGTGGTTGAATATGCCACTTCACAAAAAATAGACATTGCATTCATAGGTCCGGAAGCGCCTCTTGCAGCCGGTCTTGTAGATGCTCTTGAAAAAGTCAAAATCCCTTCAGTGGGTCCTAAAAAGGATGTTGCCCAGATTGAATTCGATAAATCATGGGCGAGGACTTTCATGAAGGAAGAAAATATCGAAGGATGCCCTGCTTTTAAAGTGTTCAAAGATGAAAAAGGATTGAAAGAATATATCGAGGAACTTGGTGATGTCGCCATAAAACCTGCCGGGCTTACCGGAGGTAAAGGCGTCAAGGTTATGGGCGACCAACTGCCAGATACTACAGATGCCTATGAATATGCACTTAGCATCCTCGAAAAAGATAGTGTGGTTGTTGAGGAGAAACTGAAAGGAGAGGAATTCACCCTGCAGGCATTTGTTGATGGTAGCACTCTTGCTTTTGCTCCCTGCGTACAGGATCACAAGAGAGCATTCGAAAATGACCTGGGACCAAATACCGGCGGAATGGGAGCCTACTCTAACACCGATGTAATCCTGCCTTTCATGATGGTAGATGACCTGGAAAAGGCCAAAGCCATAATGCAAAAAACCGTAGAGAAACTCTGTGAGATTACAGGAATCCCGTACCAGGGCATCCTTTACGGCCAGTTCATCCTTACCAGGAAAGGACCCAAGGTCATAGAGTTCAATGCGCGTTTCGGAGACCCCGAAGCTATGAACGTAATGCCCCTGCTTGAGACCGATATGCTTGATGTCATGGAAGCTATCGTGGAAGAGCGCCTGGAAGATCTCGATGTGGTGTTTAGCAAGAGGGCAACTGTGTGTAAGTACGTGGTTCCTGCAGGATATCCGGATAACCCTGATTCAGACAAAGAGATAGTGTTTGGGGATATGGGCGATGCAATTTTGTTCTATTCCAGTGTATATGAAAAAGATGGTAAAATCTATACCAGCACATCTCGATGTGCAGCAGTTGTCGGTATCGCTGATTCCATAAGCAAGGCTGAAAAAATAGCACAGGATGCACTTGAGAATATCATCGGCGATCTGCATTCACGCCGGGATATCGGTACCCGGGCTCTTGTACGAAAAAAAGTCACACATATGAATAAGATAAGAGAGCAAAAACAGAGCTGA